One region of Litorilinea aerophila genomic DNA includes:
- a CDS encoding carbohydrate ABC transporter permease, with protein MQERYKGLLLILPSLLVMALFTVYPLVDGLRMAFTNANLLRDDVRYVGMDNFRRMLQDDVFWISLYHSVLLTVVVVLLQLIGGLILASAMRQDLPGMGFFKSIIMASWVIPVAATVIMFKFMAQPDVGLINILLRSVGLERLNKYWLGDPQVALPFIMMLHLWRNVPFYGVAFLAAMQAIPRAQYEAAEIDGANAWDRFRYVTLPGIRNMIVVMVTIHVLWTFNNFDFVYLATGGGPVNATDVLPVYVYRLSWNSYSIGYASSVGTVMLILLMLYFVVYVRLSERQAR; from the coding sequence ATGCAAGAGCGCTACAAGGGGTTGCTCCTGATTTTGCCCAGCCTGCTGGTCATGGCGCTGTTCACCGTTTATCCCCTGGTGGATGGGCTGCGCATGGCTTTCACCAACGCCAATTTGCTGCGGGATGATGTGCGTTATGTGGGGATGGACAATTTTCGGCGGATGCTCCAGGACGATGTCTTTTGGATCTCCCTGTACCACTCGGTGTTGCTCACGGTGGTGGTGGTCCTCTTACAGCTCATCGGCGGGCTGATCCTGGCCTCGGCCATGCGGCAGGACCTGCCGGGGATGGGTTTTTTCAAGAGTATCATCATGGCCAGTTGGGTGATCCCGGTTGCGGCGACGGTGATCATGTTCAAGTTCATGGCCCAGCCCGATGTGGGGTTGATCAACATCCTTCTGCGCAGCGTTGGCCTGGAACGGCTCAATAAGTATTGGCTAGGGGATCCCCAGGTGGCCTTGCCCTTTATCATGATGCTCCACCTCTGGCGTAATGTGCCGTTTTACGGGGTGGCCTTTTTGGCGGCCATGCAGGCCATTCCCCGGGCTCAATATGAGGCGGCCGAAATCGACGGGGCCAATGCCTGGGATCGTTTTCGTTATGTGACCCTGCCCGGTATCCGCAACATGATTGTGGTCATGGTGACCATCCACGTGCTGTGGACCTTCAACAACTTTGATTTTGTCTACCTGGCTACCGGGGGAGGGCCGGTGAATGCCACCGATGTCCTGCCGGTCTATGTCTACCGCCTGAGTTGGAACAGTTACAGCATCGGCTATGCCTCCAGCGTTGGCACCGTCATGCTCATTTTGTTGATGCTCTACTTTGTCGTTTACGTTCGCCTTTCGGAAAGGCAGGCCAGGTGA
- a CDS encoding carbohydrate ABC transporter permease, translated as MRSRRYTRLLHAGLAYLVVLSALLFFIVPMLWIIYTSFRTQESIFTGRVLTPWSTYTLENYRTILSVTDFPLYFWNSFKIAATVTLLSLACSITGAYGLSRFDIPGRQPLLLGIFSTQMFPQVLLVIPIYLIIVSLFLLDTVIGVVLGQMILVLPFQMWMLAGYFDNVPREIDDAASIDGCNILQRLIYVILPVAAPGIMVAAFFSFVVSWGDYLIVSIVTQSQRTATLTLIIQRLSSALLIRWGQVAAATVLTIVPTVLLFSFVQRRLVEGLTAGAVKGE; from the coding sequence GTGCGCAGTCGAAGATACACGCGGCTCCTCCACGCCGGTTTGGCGTATCTGGTGGTCCTGAGCGCGTTGCTCTTCTTTATCGTGCCCATGTTGTGGATCATCTACACGTCTTTCCGCACCCAGGAGTCCATTTTCACCGGCCGGGTGTTGACGCCCTGGTCGACGTATACCCTTGAAAACTATCGCACCATCCTCTCGGTGACCGACTTTCCCTTATACTTTTGGAATTCGTTCAAAATCGCGGCCACGGTGACGTTACTTTCCCTCGCCTGCTCCATCACAGGCGCCTATGGGCTGAGTCGCTTTGATATTCCAGGCCGGCAGCCCTTGCTGTTGGGCATCTTCTCCACCCAGATGTTCCCCCAGGTGCTGTTGGTGATTCCGATTTATCTCATTATTGTCTCGTTGTTCCTGTTGGACACGGTCATCGGGGTGGTGTTGGGGCAGATGATCCTGGTCTTGCCCTTTCAGATGTGGATGCTGGCGGGCTACTTCGATAACGTGCCCCGGGAGATCGACGACGCGGCCAGCATTGATGGCTGTAACATCCTGCAGCGCCTGATCTACGTGATCTTACCCGTGGCAGCCCCGGGGATCATGGTAGCCGCGTTTTTCTCCTTTGTGGTTTCCTGGGGTGACTATCTGATCGTCTCCATCGTGACCCAGAGCCAGCGCACGGCTACCCTGACGCTCATCATCCAGCGCCTCTCCTCCGCCCTGTTGATCCGGTGGGGGCAGGTGGCGGCCGCCACGGTGCTCACCATCGTGCCCACCGTGCTGCTCTTTTCCTTCGTCCAAAGGCGGCTGGTGGAGGGGCTCACGGCAGGGGCGGTCAAGGGCGAGTGA
- a CDS encoding L-fucose/L-arabinose isomerase family protein, which yields MSKGEDTVKPVTLGLIVGNRGFFPSHLCETGRAEVLQVLSDAGINVVTLSPEDTTYGSIESLEDARKCAELFDQHRKEIDGVLVTLPNFGDERAIANALRWSGLNVPVLIHAFPDDAENMTIADRRDSFCGKMSVCNNLRQYGIPYSLTTLHTVSPSHPSFQQDLANFVATCRVTSSLRGLRLGALGARPAAFNTVRYSEKLLEENGISVETLDLFELFGWVNAMADDDPAVQAKLQAIQDYVQTANVPGDSLVKMAKFGVAVDNWMQENRLQASAIQCWTAMEEFFGVVPCTLMSMMSNDLIPSACEVDIMGALAMYVLAQASQKPSAIVDWNNNYGDDPDKGVVFHCSNLPRDIFKQEGEDQPSMFYQEIIAGTVGAENTYGTIYGRINPNAFTYLRISTDDGTGTMRAYVGEGEFTDDPLLTFGGYGVVRVPEFQKLLQYICNNGFEHHVSVNPSQTAAAVHEALTKYKGWDVYRHS from the coding sequence ATGAGTAAAGGAGAAGATACCGTGAAACCTGTAACCCTGGGTCTCATCGTGGGGAATCGGGGCTTTTTCCCAAGCCACCTGTGCGAGACAGGCCGGGCAGAGGTGCTGCAGGTCCTCTCCGATGCCGGCATCAACGTGGTCACCCTCTCGCCCGAGGACACCACCTACGGCAGCATCGAAAGCCTGGAGGATGCCCGCAAGTGTGCCGAGCTCTTCGACCAGCACCGCAAGGAGATCGACGGCGTCTTGGTCACCCTGCCCAACTTCGGCGACGAGCGGGCCATAGCCAACGCCCTGCGCTGGTCCGGCCTGAACGTGCCCGTCCTCATCCACGCCTTCCCCGACGACGCGGAAAACATGACCATCGCCGACCGGCGGGACAGCTTCTGCGGCAAGATGTCGGTCTGCAACAACCTGCGCCAGTACGGCATCCCCTACAGCCTGACCACCCTGCACACCGTCTCGCCCAGTCACCCTTCCTTCCAGCAGGACCTGGCCAACTTCGTCGCTACCTGCCGGGTCACCAGCAGCCTGCGGGGGCTGCGTCTGGGCGCCCTGGGCGCCCGCCCGGCCGCCTTCAACACCGTCCGCTACAGTGAGAAACTGTTGGAAGAGAACGGCATCAGTGTCGAGACGCTGGATCTCTTCGAGCTCTTCGGCTGGGTCAACGCCATGGCGGACGACGACCCGGCGGTCCAGGCCAAGCTTCAGGCCATCCAGGACTACGTACAGACGGCCAACGTGCCGGGCGATTCCCTGGTGAAGATGGCCAAGTTCGGCGTGGCCGTGGACAACTGGATGCAGGAGAACCGGCTGCAGGCTTCTGCCATCCAGTGCTGGACGGCCATGGAAGAGTTCTTCGGCGTGGTGCCCTGCACCCTTATGAGCATGATGAGCAACGACCTGATCCCCAGCGCCTGCGAGGTGGACATCATGGGCGCCCTGGCCATGTACGTCCTGGCCCAGGCCAGCCAGAAGCCCAGCGCCATTGTGGACTGGAACAACAACTACGGCGACGATCCCGACAAGGGGGTGGTCTTCCACTGCAGCAACCTGCCCCGGGACATCTTCAAGCAGGAAGGGGAAGATCAGCCCAGCATGTTCTACCAGGAGATCATCGCCGGCACCGTGGGCGCCGAGAACACCTACGGCACCATCTACGGCCGCATCAACCCCAACGCCTTCACCTACCTGCGCATCAGCACCGATGACGGCACCGGCACCATGCGGGCCTATGTGGGCGAGGGCGAGTTCACCGACGATCCCCTGCTGACCTTTGGCGGCTACGGCGTGGTGCGGGTGCCCGAGTTCCAGAAGCTGCTCCAGTACATCTGCAACAACGGCTTCGAACATCATGTCTCGGTCAACCCCTCCCAGACAGCCGCCGCCGTCCACGAGGCCCTCACCAAGTACAAGGGTTGGGACGTCTACCGGCATAGCTGA
- the araB gene encoding ribulokinase yields the protein MSPKYAIGIDFGTESGRALLVDVADGREIATAVYEYANGVIDEALPESGVRLEPDWALQDPDDYIRTIQQTVPAVLQESGVSPDDVIGIGIDFTACTMLPTTADGTPLARLPQFRNRPHAWVKLWKHHAAQPEADLINQVARERGEPWLDLYGGKISSEWFFSKALQILHEDPEIYHAADRLIEAADWVIWQLTGRETRNACTAGYKAIWQKGEGFPSRDYFAALHPEFADIVDTKMSREIMPLGARAGGLTEEAARWTGLRPGTAVAVANVDAHVTVPAAQATEPGIMTIIMGTSNCHMVLGTERVKVPGMCGVVEDGIVPGYYGYEAGQSGVGDIFAWFVDHAVPPVYHEEARRRGVNLHKLLEEEAARQKPGQHGLLALDWWNGNRSTLVDAELSGLLVGATLATTAPDIYRALLESTAYGTREIIEAFTRNGVPVNRIVAAGGLPDRNPLLMQIYADVTNREFRVVRSALAGALGAAMHGAVAAGPEAGGYADIFEASRRMGGLKDVVYRPIPEHVAVYDRLYADYSTLYDYFGRGHNDVMKRLRALRREVLTGSGESAS from the coding sequence ATGAGCCCCAAGTACGCCATCGGCATCGATTTCGGTACCGAATCGGGCCGGGCGCTGCTGGTCGACGTGGCCGACGGCCGGGAGATCGCCACCGCGGTCTACGAATACGCCAACGGCGTGATCGACGAAGCCCTGCCGGAAAGCGGCGTTCGCCTGGAGCCCGACTGGGCCCTGCAAGATCCCGACGACTACATCCGCACCATCCAACAGACAGTGCCGGCCGTCCTCCAGGAGAGTGGCGTCAGCCCCGACGATGTCATCGGCATCGGCATCGATTTCACCGCCTGTACCATGCTCCCCACCACCGCCGACGGCACTCCCCTGGCCCGGCTGCCCCAGTTCCGCAACCGGCCCCACGCCTGGGTCAAGCTCTGGAAGCACCACGCAGCCCAGCCCGAGGCCGACCTCATCAACCAGGTAGCCCGGGAGCGGGGCGAGCCCTGGCTGGACCTCTACGGCGGCAAGATCTCGTCCGAATGGTTCTTCAGCAAGGCCCTCCAGATCCTCCATGAGGATCCGGAAATCTACCACGCCGCCGACCGCCTCATCGAGGCGGCCGACTGGGTCATCTGGCAGTTGACCGGCCGGGAGACCCGCAACGCCTGCACCGCCGGCTACAAGGCCATCTGGCAAAAGGGCGAAGGCTTTCCCAGCCGGGATTACTTCGCCGCGCTCCATCCCGAGTTCGCCGACATCGTGGACACCAAGATGAGCCGGGAGATCATGCCCCTGGGCGCCAGGGCCGGCGGCCTGACCGAGGAGGCCGCCCGCTGGACCGGGCTGCGGCCGGGGACCGCGGTGGCGGTGGCCAACGTGGACGCCCACGTCACTGTGCCTGCCGCCCAGGCCACGGAACCCGGCATCATGACCATCATCATGGGCACCAGCAACTGCCACATGGTCCTGGGCACCGAGCGGGTGAAGGTGCCCGGCATGTGCGGCGTGGTGGAGGACGGCATCGTGCCCGGCTACTACGGCTACGAGGCGGGCCAGAGCGGCGTGGGCGACATCTTCGCCTGGTTTGTGGACCACGCGGTGCCGCCGGTCTACCATGAGGAAGCCCGGCGCCGGGGCGTCAACCTCCACAAATTGCTGGAGGAGGAGGCCGCCCGGCAGAAGCCAGGCCAACATGGCCTGCTGGCCCTGGACTGGTGGAACGGCAACCGCTCTACCCTGGTGGACGCGGAGCTGAGCGGCTTGCTGGTGGGCGCCACCCTGGCCACCACCGCACCCGACATCTACCGGGCCCTGCTGGAGTCCACGGCCTACGGCACCCGGGAGATCATCGAAGCCTTCACCCGCAACGGCGTCCCGGTCAACCGCATCGTGGCTGCCGGCGGCCTGCCCGACCGCAACCCCCTGCTCATGCAGATCTACGCGGATGTCACCAACCGGGAGTTCCGGGTGGTGCGCAGCGCGCTGGCCGGGGCCCTGGGCGCGGCCATGCACGGCGCGGTGGCCGCGGGGCCCGAGGCCGGCGGCTATGCCGACATCTTCGAGGCCTCCCGCCGCATGGGCGGCCTCAAGGATGTGGTCTATCGGCCCATCCCGGAGCACGTGGCCGTCTACGACCGCCTCTACGCGGACTACAGCACCCTGTACGACTATTTCGGCCGCGGCCACAACGACGTCATGAAACGGCTGCGCGCCCTGCGCCGGGAAGTATTGACTGGCTCCGGGGAGAGCGCATCCTGA
- a CDS encoding L-ribulose-5-phosphate 4-epimerase encodes MLDALKEELWKLHLMLPKEGLVTWTSGNISARDPESGYVVIKPSGVMYDELRPEDHVVLDLEGTVVEGHLKPSSDTASHLYIYRHRPDINGIVHTHSPYATAFAALGRSIPVYLTAIADEFGGPIPCAGFALIGGEEIGRQVVEHIGQSPAVLLKNHGVFTVGKTARAALKAAVMVEDVARTVHLALQLGQPQEIDPEAVAKLHHRYTHVYGQ; translated from the coding sequence ATGTTGGACGCACTGAAAGAAGAACTCTGGAAACTCCATCTCATGTTGCCCAAAGAGGGGCTGGTCACGTGGACCTCTGGCAACATCAGCGCCCGGGATCCGGAGAGTGGCTACGTGGTCATCAAGCCCAGCGGCGTCATGTACGACGAACTGCGGCCGGAGGATCACGTGGTGCTGGATCTGGAGGGGACGGTGGTGGAAGGGCATCTCAAGCCGTCGTCGGACACGGCCAGCCACCTCTACATATACCGGCACCGTCCCGACATCAACGGCATTGTCCACACCCATTCGCCCTACGCCACCGCCTTTGCCGCGCTGGGGCGCTCCATTCCCGTCTACCTGACCGCCATTGCCGACGAGTTCGGCGGCCCCATTCCCTGTGCCGGGTTCGCGCTCATCGGCGGGGAAGAGATCGGCCGACAGGTGGTGGAGCACATCGGCCAGTCGCCTGCTGTGCTCCTGAAGAACCACGGCGTCTTCACCGTGGGCAAGACGGCCCGGGCAGCGCTGAAGGCGGCGGTCATGGTGGAGGACGTGGCCCGCACCGTGCACCTGGCCCTCCAGCTGGGCCAACCCCAGGAGATCGACCCCGAGGCGGTGGCGAAGCTGCACCACCGCTACACCCACGTGTATGGGCAGTAG
- a CDS encoding ATP-binding protein, with product MSTSQPTSAATQRSQSRTAPPFWERGRTAFRNLGIGAKLNIGFGILMLVLLLIVALIFSVGGQATALIDVTEDVRVPSALASAQALSNLLRMQAAIRGYLVLGDLQNIDDYNKARERFENNLAQLQELSAHWTNPEDVERLQALVAIFETWAPIPQQLFQLHDNPLENRPALRIEATQVRPLAAELLRHLEQLSASQETHPPSADNQALLSLMLDFRNSLQAMTTNLRAYAITGDLAFKFGYADNLVANSNTLGELERRLDRLQPEQVAIVTEIRRLRRELLSLSETVFAAAEGERNYEDLYLFTTQAAPQAEEMLTLLTRIADEQQRLIQRDLNVGKQRLWMMQVQTILGGLLSLVLGLVMINIFQRSISGPVQRLHAAAQRISVGDLDFRAPVESNDEIGRLAAAFNSMTHRLQETIDNLERLYRISQGVMSARDLSDLVAEVVEGGNIPVINRAVLNLFEFSDQGQVTGMTVIANWYSGRGTPPSPPGTRYLRADLELIDLLRSREPLFFNDLLQDPRTDPATHAVAERLHIRAMAVLPLWRQEQQIGVLLLEGDEPYEFSEQEIRPYASLLVQLSVAIENRRLLEQTQQRAVELDRAKKQAEAANQAKSDFLARMSHELRTPLNAILGYAHLLCQDESLTPFQRNAARSIRDSGDHLLTLISDILDLSRIEAQRLELYPTNFDLTSFLEGIVEIFRIRIQEKPEVTLVYSPSPGLPAQVHGDAKRLRQVLINLIENAIKFTERGRVIFRVEALTQQPAGRAAGEAEDTAPGTSPPVARLRFQVEDTGIGMSPQEMERIFRPFEQGDHPTLRAQGVGLGLAISQHLVHLMGGSLEVESQPGQGSTFTVTLELPTVGTTPEAAPGATRTGTREVSAPRVHREDGATQSAWRRLVTREQVAVMLDLAWKGELPTLSRYAQELAQADPRCRPLAERVQQMADAFDEEGLLALIESLNGG from the coding sequence ATGTCCACTTCTCAACCCACGTCCGCAGCCACGCAACGCTCGCAGTCGCGAACCGCGCCACCGTTCTGGGAGAGGGGGCGAACGGCTTTTCGCAACCTGGGCATCGGCGCCAAGCTTAACATCGGGTTTGGCATTCTCATGCTGGTGTTGCTGCTGATCGTGGCCCTCATCTTCTCGGTGGGTGGGCAGGCGACCGCCCTCATCGATGTCACAGAAGATGTGCGGGTGCCTTCGGCCCTGGCCTCCGCCCAGGCCCTCTCCAACCTGTTGCGGATGCAGGCGGCCATCCGGGGCTACCTGGTGCTGGGCGACCTGCAGAACATCGACGACTACAACAAAGCTCGGGAACGCTTCGAGAACAACCTGGCCCAGCTCCAGGAGCTCTCTGCCCATTGGACCAACCCAGAGGATGTTGAGCGGCTACAGGCGCTGGTCGCCATCTTCGAGACATGGGCACCCATTCCCCAACAGCTCTTCCAACTGCACGACAACCCCCTGGAGAATCGCCCTGCCCTGCGCATCGAGGCCACCCAGGTTCGACCCCTGGCCGCCGAGTTGCTCCGCCACCTGGAACAGCTGAGTGCCAGCCAGGAAACACACCCGCCCTCGGCCGACAACCAGGCCCTGCTCTCCCTGATGCTGGATTTCCGCAACTCGCTCCAGGCCATGACCACCAACCTGCGGGCATACGCCATCACCGGCGACCTGGCCTTCAAATTCGGCTACGCCGACAACCTGGTGGCCAACAGCAACACCCTGGGCGAGCTGGAGCGTCGCCTGGATCGCCTGCAGCCCGAGCAAGTGGCCATCGTGACGGAAATCCGCCGCCTGCGCAGGGAGCTCCTCAGCCTCTCTGAAACGGTCTTTGCCGCCGCCGAGGGCGAACGCAACTACGAGGACCTCTACCTCTTTACCACCCAGGCAGCCCCCCAGGCCGAGGAAATGCTCACCCTGCTCACCCGCATCGCGGATGAACAGCAGCGGCTGATCCAGCGGGACCTGAACGTGGGGAAACAGCGCCTGTGGATGATGCAGGTGCAGACCATCCTCGGCGGGCTGCTTTCCCTGGTGCTGGGCCTGGTCATGATCAACATCTTCCAACGGAGCATCAGCGGTCCGGTCCAGCGGCTGCACGCCGCGGCCCAACGCATCAGCGTCGGCGATCTGGACTTCCGGGCGCCGGTGGAATCCAACGACGAAATCGGACGCCTGGCCGCCGCGTTCAACAGCATGACCCACCGCCTGCAGGAGACCATCGACAACCTGGAGCGGCTCTACCGGATCAGCCAGGGCGTCATGTCCGCGCGGGATCTGTCCGATCTGGTGGCTGAAGTGGTGGAGGGAGGCAACATCCCGGTGATCAACCGGGCCGTCCTCAACCTGTTCGAGTTTAGCGACCAGGGGCAGGTGACAGGCATGACGGTCATTGCCAACTGGTACAGCGGCCGCGGCACGCCGCCCAGTCCCCCCGGCACCCGCTACCTGCGAGCCGACCTGGAGCTCATCGACCTGCTGCGCTCCCGGGAGCCCCTCTTTTTCAACGACCTGCTCCAGGATCCCCGCACCGATCCGGCGACCCACGCCGTCGCCGAGCGGCTGCACATTCGGGCCATGGCCGTCCTGCCCCTGTGGCGCCAGGAGCAACAGATCGGCGTCCTCTTGCTGGAAGGGGACGAGCCATACGAATTTTCTGAGCAGGAGATCCGGCCCTATGCATCCCTGCTGGTACAGTTATCCGTGGCCATCGAGAACCGGCGCCTGCTAGAGCAGACCCAACAGCGGGCCGTGGAGCTGGATCGGGCCAAGAAGCAGGCAGAAGCGGCCAACCAGGCCAAGAGCGACTTCCTGGCCCGCATGAGCCACGAGCTGCGCACGCCCCTGAATGCGATTCTGGGATACGCCCACCTCCTGTGCCAGGACGAATCCCTCACGCCCTTTCAGCGCAACGCCGCCCGGTCCATCCGGGACAGCGGCGACCATCTCCTCACCCTGATCAGCGACATCCTGGACCTCTCCCGCATTGAGGCCCAGCGCCTGGAGCTCTACCCCACCAACTTCGACCTGACTTCCTTCCTGGAGGGGATCGTGGAGATCTTCCGCATCCGCATCCAGGAGAAGCCAGAGGTCACCCTCGTCTACAGCCCGTCGCCGGGGTTGCCGGCCCAGGTCCATGGGGACGCCAAGCGCCTGCGCCAGGTCTTGATCAACCTCATTGAAAACGCCATCAAGTTCACCGAGCGGGGCAGAGTCATCTTCCGGGTGGAGGCGCTGACACAGCAGCCGGCCGGGCGCGCCGCCGGAGAGGCAGAGGACACAGCCCCGGGCACATCGCCCCCGGTGGCGCGGCTGCGCTTCCAGGTGGAGGACACCGGCATTGGCATGTCCCCTCAGGAGATGGAACGCATTTTCCGCCCCTTCGAACAGGGGGATCACCCCACCCTGCGCGCCCAGGGCGTCGGCCTCGGCCTGGCCATCAGCCAGCACCTGGTCCACCTGATGGGCGGAAGCCTGGAGGTGGAGAGCCAGCCGGGCCAGGGCAGTACGTTCACCGTGACCCTGGAGCTACCCACGGTCGGCACCACGCCGGAGGCAGCCCCCGGCGCAACCCGGACGGGAACGCGAGAAGTGTCGGCACCCCGCGTGCACCGGGAGGATGGCGCCACCCAAAGCGCCTGGCGCAGGCTGGTGACCCGGGAACAGGTGGCCGTCATGCTCGACCTGGCCTGGAAAGGGGAATTGCCAACCCTGAGCCGCTACGCCCAAGAGCTGGCCCAGGCCGATCCCCGCTGCCGCCCGCTGGCCGAGCGGGTGCAGCAGATGGCCGACGCCTTCGATGAAGAGGGGTTGCTGGCGCTGATCGAGTCGCTGAACGGCGGCTGA
- a CDS encoding extracellular solute-binding protein, whose amino-acid sequence MSGIDGKPGSVRFILGILWMNLLLLAACAGGNFVAPPGLPGSDASPPLLSPFTPEATTFAWADVARPYQGVVLRGISENSPPSLYIQEVLAPAFTAETGIQVELEIDTLPAIEQAIAAGGDRYDFVYVEQDSIYSFLEDGYLTNLTQLMADQAHLVVPLFNLRDFTNFINEFRDPATGDLYGVPIEAFIKVYLYRKDLFEDPVIRAAFETEYRYPLAPAVTFQQYQDIADFFTRYGQARQLPLWGTTVQAAVGDIAPFYEFFETIAPAFGIYNWGINLETYRATEAHGGRLDSQQAKDALAFWVGLLDDAPPEARHSNWKDVFETFAAGRAAQGWVYGEYVAALATDPARSQVVGKVGVALPPTAAGVIEDATVGMGNIGYYDGAAFGIPVASRHKEAALLWLQYLGQPAIQPQWAVASGRVVHLSTFDDPLVQEQNRHMDGYYSLMKKYGHLFKGSPPFPFHARLRDIIAPYLHKAITGELSPGAALEQAAQAADAELIRLGYPR is encoded by the coding sequence ATGAGTGGCATCGACGGCAAACCTGGCAGTGTCCGGTTCATCCTGGGCATCCTGTGGATGAACCTGCTCCTCCTGGCCGCATGCGCGGGCGGGAACTTTGTCGCGCCCCCTGGGCTGCCCGGGTCAGATGCGTCTCCCCCCTTGCTTTCGCCCTTCACCCCAGAGGCGACGACCTTCGCCTGGGCGGATGTGGCCCGCCCCTACCAGGGGGTCGTCCTGCGGGGGATCAGCGAGAACAGCCCCCCGTCCCTCTACATCCAGGAGGTGCTGGCGCCTGCCTTCACCGCGGAAACGGGCATCCAGGTCGAGCTGGAGATCGATACGCTGCCTGCCATCGAGCAGGCCATCGCCGCAGGTGGCGACCGGTACGACTTCGTCTACGTGGAACAGGATTCCATCTACAGCTTCCTGGAGGACGGTTACCTCACCAACCTGACGCAACTGATGGCGGACCAGGCCCACCTGGTTGTCCCCCTCTTCAACCTGCGGGACTTCACCAATTTCATCAACGAGTTCCGGGATCCCGCCACAGGCGACCTCTACGGGGTCCCCATCGAAGCCTTCATCAAGGTCTACCTCTACCGCAAGGACCTCTTTGAGGATCCCGTGATTCGGGCGGCGTTCGAGACCGAGTACCGATATCCCCTGGCGCCGGCGGTCACCTTCCAACAGTACCAGGATATTGCCGACTTCTTCACCCGCTACGGACAGGCGCGGCAGCTTCCCCTGTGGGGGACGACGGTTCAGGCAGCCGTGGGGGACATCGCCCCTTTCTACGAATTTTTCGAGACCATCGCGCCGGCATTTGGCATCTACAACTGGGGCATCAACCTGGAAACCTACCGGGCCACCGAGGCCCACGGCGGACGGCTGGACAGCCAGCAGGCCAAGGATGCCCTGGCCTTTTGGGTGGGCCTGCTCGACGATGCCCCGCCAGAAGCCCGCCACAGCAACTGGAAAGATGTCTTTGAAACATTCGCCGCGGGACGGGCAGCCCAGGGTTGGGTGTACGGCGAATACGTGGCCGCCCTCGCCACCGACCCGGCCCGATCCCAGGTGGTGGGCAAGGTGGGCGTCGCCCTTCCCCCCACTGCGGCCGGCGTGATCGAGGACGCCACGGTGGGCATGGGCAACATCGGCTACTACGACGGGGCCGCCTTTGGCATCCCCGTTGCCTCTCGGCACAAGGAAGCCGCCCTGCTCTGGCTTCAGTATCTGGGACAGCCGGCCATCCAGCCCCAGTGGGCCGTGGCCAGCGGCCGCGTCGTGCACCTGTCCACTTTCGACGATCCACTGGTGCAAGAACAGAACAGGCACATGGACGGGTACTATTCCCTGATGAAAAAGTACGGCCATCTCTTCAAGGGGTCTCCACCCTTCCCCTTCCACGCGCGCCTGCGCGACATCATCGCGCCCTACCTCCACAAAGCCATCACAGGCGAACTGTCGCCCGGCGCCGCGCTGGAGCAGGCCGCCCAGGCCGCTGATGCCGAGCTGATCCGTCTGGGATACCCCAGGTAG
- a CDS encoding response regulator — protein sequence MAKIRILLAEDHTIVRKGIRLLLDREPSFEVVGEAENGREAVEMAEQLRPDIILMDHTMPLLNGLEALRQIKKRLPEIRVIILTMHTNEEYIFQFLQAGAAGYLVKQTAPTDLVEAIRAVHGGQSFLSPAISRTVIEEYVRHAAPTKTDNLATLTEREREVLQLLAEGYSANEIATQLHISVKTVGVHRMNIMQKLEINSMTELIKFALRKGIISLEP from the coding sequence ATGGCGAAAATTCGCATCTTGCTGGCCGAAGATCATACCATTGTGCGCAAAGGCATTCGCCTGCTGCTCGACCGAGAACCCTCCTTCGAAGTGGTGGGCGAGGCCGAAAATGGGCGGGAAGCCGTGGAAATGGCAGAGCAACTGCGCCCGGACATCATCCTCATGGACCACACCATGCCCTTGCTCAACGGGTTGGAGGCTCTGCGCCAGATCAAGAAGCGCCTGCCGGAGATCCGGGTGATCATCCTCACCATGCACACCAACGAGGAATATATTTTCCAGTTTCTCCAGGCCGGCGCGGCAGGGTATCTGGTCAAGCAGACCGCACCGACCGACCTGGTGGAAGCCATCCGGGCCGTGCATGGGGGCCAATCCTTCCTCAGCCCGGCCATTTCCCGCACGGTGATCGAAGAGTACGTCCGCCACGCGGCGCCCACCAAAACCGACAACCTGGCAACGCTGACCGAGCGGGAGCGAGAAGTGCTCCAACTGCTGGCCGAGGGATATTCGGCCAACGAGATCGCCACCCAACTGCATATCAGCGTCAAGACGGTGGGCGTACACCGCATGAACATCATGCAGAAGCTGGAAATCAACAGCATGACGGAGCTGATCAAATTCGCCTTACGCAAAGGCATCATCAGCCTGGAGCCCTGA